Proteins found in one Apostichopus japonicus isolate 1M-3 chromosome 16, ASM3797524v1, whole genome shotgun sequence genomic segment:
- the LOC139983582 gene encoding phospholipid scramblase 1-like: MAETFQYGSLKNEVVTIPPGRGQPPYQHGGQPAPSAVGQIQWMAPPPSIPGCPPGLEYLTQLDQILVHQQVELFEAFTGIETQNRYQIKNALGQQVFFAFEESELCMRLCCGPGRGFTMHVVNNLNQEVLRMVRPFQCCSGCCWCAGSCDHCSRTIAIESPPGQPIGHVRQRGSSWKAHYEILDANMDPVLKIRGPCWFCQGVCCTCDVDFKVLSLDEDHEVGNITKQWAGFAKECFTKADNFGIQFPMDLDVKMKATLLGALILIEFMFYEQKKNKNNRY; this comes from the exons ATGGCAGAAACGTTTCAGTATGGGTCATTAAAAAATGAGGTTGTGACAATCCCACCAGGACGGGGACAACCACCATACCAACATGGGGGACAACCAGCGCCTTCAGCTGTTGGACAAATACAATGGATGGCACCACCGCCC TCTATTCCTGGATGTCCCCCTGGCCTTGAGTACTTGACACAGTTGGACCAGATACTTGTTCACCAACAGGTGGAACTCTTTGAAGCTTTCACTGGGATTGAGACCCAAAATCGTTACCAGATTAAGAATGCTCTTGGACAGCAG GTTTTCTTTGCCTTCGAGGAGTCTGAGCTGTGCATGAGGCTGTGTTGTGGCCCTGGGCGGGGCTTTACGATGCATGTCGTCAACAACCTGAACCAAGAGGTTCTGAGGATGGTACGGCCATTCCAATGTTGCTCGGGGTGCTGCTGGTGCGCAGGGAGCTGCGACCATTGTTCCCGCACCATCGCTATTGAGTCTCCTCCTGGCCAGCCGATAGGACATGTCCGGCAGAG GGGAAGTTCATGGAAGGCCCATTATGAGATTCTCGATGCCAATATGGATCCCGTCTTGAAAATACGTGGACCCTGCTGGTTTTGCCAGGGTGTCTGTTGCACTTGTGACGTTGACTTCAAG GTACTGTCTTTGGACGAGGACCATGAGGTTGGTAATATTACCAAGCAATGGGCTGGATTTGCCAAGGAATGCTTCACCAAAGCTGATAACTTTGGAATTCAGTTTCCGATGGACCTCGACGTCAAAATGAAGGCTACGCTGTTGGGGGCACTCATCCTAATTGAATTCATGTTCTATGAGCAgaagaagaacaagaacaacAGATATTAG